GCCTGGCTCCCTCGGTTGGTGGGGGTGTCGGAGGGGGGGACACGACGGGACACCCGACCCCGGCTGCCACCCTTCCTCTGCCCAGGGAGATGCTGCGCTGTGCGGGGAAGCAAAACGTGTCAGTGCTGTTGCTGAAGGATGCTCGGAGGTTGAAGCTCTTCTGTAAGACGAGTTATAGGTCACGCACACCCCGCCGGGGACCAGAGCCCAATCCTGCTCAGAAAGTAACTGTTTGAGGGGAAAATGTCTTGTTTTCTCACAGCTGGGCTGTGTAGCACCCCACTCCCTGAGCCTTGCTGCAAGGAGGGGCCTAAGAATGTAAGAAACCATTATTGGTACTTCTATCCCCAAATGGCGTGTGTGACACCTTTATTTCCAGAGTCTGGCGTATATGGGAGGAGGATGGGCAACCTGATCTCAGCAAGCTAGCTGTAGGCACAGGGAGCTTTTACCACCCTTAAGAGGGATTTCCCCAGGGGTGAACTCACTCTGTCGCAGCTGAGTCAGAAATTGCCCTCTGAAAcgcagcttttaaaaagaaaaaaacccaaaccaatcaCCACCCTGTAGCCATCCTGGAGTCGATGCAGGTCCATCTGCGGGGCAGAGGGACAGAGCGTGGAGCCAGGCAGCTGAGGAGCAGGGTTGTGTGGAAAGGAAATGCAAACCTatgagactgattttttttttttttttctttgtcacacCAATGTGAAAAGAACTGTGATTTATTTTGGGATTTCTGTCATCCTAGgtattttggaaatatttgctGTGTCTCAGGGGATTGTAGGAATACGAGGAGTTTTCAGCAACAAATTTTTAGCGAtgtcaaaaaaaggaaaactccaTGCAAGTGTAAGTAAACCCCCCGCTTATCAGTATGTATTGTTTATTAAAGGCCTTGTGACATCTTCACGTGCACGTGGCAGCGATGCTCCCAGGCAGGGCCCCGGCGTGCCGAGGCCTTTCGGCTGCTGGGAGGGCTCCGTGCTGGGCGGCATCGGCACCCTGCAGACAGATAGGGGACAGGTGGAGCCTAAAACCCCGAAGCCCGTATCCCTACTTACTGCATTTAACCAagaaaagtgccttttttttttttttttttttttttgcagttgggtGTTTGCATCAAAAGGACTTGTTCTTTGAGCATTGCCGGTTTATTTTTAGCAACTTCTGCAGCAGATCATGCAGACGGTTTTAGCCAAATGTCTCCCAGAGAGCGGCATGCGTGGCGCCGGGAGCCCATATGCTtgcggggaaggggctgcagccctggcatTTTGGCTGGGTTCGCCCATGGGGGAGAGACGTCCCCAGTGAGAGTGTGTGGCTGCACGCAGGGCTTTGGGCAGGTGAGGTCCAGCCCGTGTGGGAGCGTTGCAGCTAGAGCGGGAAAATCCCAGTAACTCTTGTTTCTGCAGGCTGTTTTCCTGAAGGTTGGGGTCTCCTGCAGGTCTAAGTGTGCTTTTTCCAGGATTTTTGCATTGAATAAATCCTGTAAGTtgatttcactgtttttttcaacTTCAAGATGCTGCTTTCTAAGTTTTTCCTGTTAGTTCTAGAGatcttttaaacaaatgaaagtAACTACCATGCTTACATGAAAGTCGTCATCTTTTGAAGGCGTGTGTAAGTGCAACTTCCAAAGAAGTTGGCAATATCTTTATTTAGTTTAAGGCAATATCTTGGACAACCTGTCGCCCAAGTTTATTCCTAGGGAGCCTGTTCAGGGCTGATAGCCTGGAAGAGGGAGAAGCCAGTTGCCCGCCCTGCGGTTATGAGCCAAACCTCACGCTCGCAAAGCGGATGTTACTGATGTGCGTAAGCTGCCCGAGCCCGCAGATTGCCTTCAAGTGAGATTTATGAACTTGCCTCTCTCCCTTGAGTCTTACTGGAGTGTTGCTCCTGAAACCTAATGATGCTTAAAGGGTGAGCACATGGTTGCTTATTTTAGGAAACAAAGTAGGAGCAGGAATGGTGTCTAGGGGAAACGGGGAATGGCTGCATGGAGGAAAACATGAGGGAAGTAGATGGGGCAggaagcaggcagagcaggaggagagtAGTGGGAAGGTAAAGGatgcagaggagagagaagcaggCGGCGCATGATCCCCAGACCTTCCAGAGCTTCCCCTCCCTCACAGCATACAATGGGCCCCTTATCTGAGCTGAAGCCTTGATTTATGCCCTGGTGCaggcagaaattaaatcaaACCTCGTCGGTGTATGGTTAATTGTTGGCACACAAAGGGCAGAGCCGGAGAGGGACCTCAATTAGGCGGGTCAGAGCGGGGGGTGAGGACACACGATGCCCTGCTCGGATGAAAGCCGCAAATTTGTAGAAACTTGACCCAAATGTCTAAAGATTGCTGGGCTAAATAATGCTGATAATGCAAACCCGGCATCTGTTGTTCTTTCCTGCCTTGGCAGGATAAAGTTATTCCATGGCCTAATGAGTTTTGAGCAGTACAAAGCGCGTCCTGCGCCCGTCACTCAGGGCAGCGCTTTGATATGGGAGTCACGCCGGTGACTTTGTGCTGAACCGCAGATAAAAGTCATTCCTACAGGGATTCGGGGTCCTTCGAAACTGGCTCTCAGGGCCCAGCTTTATCCCAGCTCAGTGCTTTGCAGCagccctccttttttttttctttctttttttttttgatggcaACTTAATTAAATTACCAAGCGGTTCATTTTTAGAGGCACCATCTTCAGAAAATGACAGCAATCCCAGCAATTATCAGTTGCATGCACAGATGGCTTTTTCCTCGTTGATAAATCCTCGGTCCCCAGTTTGTACATTTTTAGCGTGAAATGGGCAGGAGGGGGTTTGGTGTCAGTCTCGGCAGGGACCGGCACGAACTTGAGAGAAGAGCCTTGCTCTCAGGGGGCCTAGGTAATTCAGGAGTTGTTCTGAGTCGACTGAATGCCATGGTCCTCACTGGGGCAAATCTGTGTCGAATTGCATTTTGGAATTTAATTGACTTCACAATTGCTCTTCATGATTGTCTtgggagctgctgcagagcaaatCTGACGGCCAGCCAGCGCGCTGTGGCTGCGctgcctgccctgtgctgggaaaaatgccttttcccTGGCTGAAACGGTGCGGTTGCTGAGCTGAGAGGTTGGGACGTGGGGAAGCCTGTCAGAGTGATGGCGAAGCAGCAGCTGATGGGCTTCTGACGGTGGTTTGTCCTCTGGGGGTGAGGGCTTCCCTCCGCATGCGCTGGCTGCGGGTGCAGCCCACAACATCCCTCCCCGTCCAGAgctggggacccccaccccccccttccccaaatcCCACTTTGGAATGCATGCTACTCTGACTCTTTGGGAGCAGTTCCCCCAAAACTACTTTAAGCAGGAACTTTTCCTGTGATGTTCCAGACGGGAAGCTGGGCATGCCTCTTACTGCCACCTCCCTTTGCGGGGTGGCATTGCCCCCAAAACATTGGGCCAGGCTGGCAATGCAGATTTGGCTTACGCACAAGCAAGGCAGTGGCGAGCTTACCCGTCTGCACAGGAATACGTATGAGCAGGGGCACGAGCATTTTCTCCTATTCACAGCAGCGCTTGCAAAGCCCGCTGGATCCGATTTCAGTATCGGATCCTCAGCCACAGTCAGCCTCGATGCCTGGGACAGGGCAGCCAACTTGGCATCTCCTACACCAAGAAAGCCTGCTCTTGCCATTTGCCCAGATCCCACTGGGAAACGCAGGGCCTGTTTCAGAGCGTTTTGTGCTGAGCATCGAGGATGTATAAAagacagggaaagcaaaaatgaGTAATCAAGGTGACGTTTCTTTCAAGTGAAGAGCAAAAGGAGACTTAATTCAAAGtgctatgaggaaaaaaaatgcgTGGCAGGCTGGGGACTCTGTCACTTGTAAGATGCAACTTCACTGGTTAAATTAGGAGTTTAAAAATGATCTGAGCCAGTTGGGCCTTCTCTGTGGTTAAAAAGCACTGCTTGGGGGTTTTGTCTTGTTCTCTGTTGCTGGGGGTTTCGAAGCTCGAGAGCTCAGCATCCCTTTCACGTCAACAGTTTTGAAGTGTTGTTTTGCAATCAGGCTGCAGTGCCCCAGGCACGGCTGGAGAAGCTGTCAGGGCACCAGGTACCATACCCGCGTGGCAAAGGATTTCGGaggggctgctggaggctgcagcCAGGTGTCCCATGGCCGTGGGTACATAGCTGGGGCATTACCGttctatttttgtatttctgcatgctttttttttttttttttttttcccctcctcccccttgaCAGCAACAAGGAACTGTTATGGGCAGCGTTCAGCCTGTCCTCTCAGGCAATGGGAAGCCTTTTGCCCCGGCCATCTGGGAGGCAGCGCGGCCCCCCTGTTTGTAAGAGGTGATGCTCTTGGGCTGCAAGTAATTTCTTCAGGTTATCAAGGGACAAAATGCCCTGAGTTCATTTAAGAcgaagaagaaggaaaaaaaaaaacaaaaaaccaaccaataCAATCAAAGCCATGTTCAGTGAAGCAATGAAAATCTGCATGCAAATTGCCTTTCCAGATTATTAAGTGATGATTCAGTGCCTGAGCGCGGGGTGTGAGGGTGGGAACGGAGATGGAGCGGGGGGCTCAAACCCAGGGTCCTTGGTGGGGCTGCAGCACGGTGGGTATGGAGCCGTGTCCTCCCTCCTGTCGGtgggaagggcaggaggagagctggggCGGGAGGGaagggtgctgctggggcaggcCAAGCCTGTTTTTTCCAAGGAACTCCAAAATTGGGTGGCAAGCAGCTACTGAAAGTATCTGTGTTGGGGGTTTTCCAAATTGCTGGGTGCCTGGAGGCCTCGGAGTGGGTTTCCCAGGTGCCCCACGTTGCTGCTCGCCCCTTTGGACCTGGTTTGGGGAGACTTAAAAACCGAGCAAGCGTCACAGGGCAGGGGACGGGTAAAACCAGCCCTTTGCTAATGGTGCCCCCGGCTCTGTCCCCGCAGGCCCGGTTCACGGCGGATTGCCAGTTTCGGGAGCGATTCCAGGAGAACAGCTACAACACCTATGCCTCGGCTGTCCACCGCAGCCCGCGCTCAGGCCGGCAGTGGTACGTGGCACTCAACAAGCGGGGCAAAGCCAagcggggctgcagcccccgTGCCCGGCCCCAGCACATCTCCACACATTTCCTCCCCCGCTTtcggcagccccagccccctgagctcGCCTTCACCGTCACCCTCCCCGAAAAGAagccgccgccaccgccgccaaAACCGAAGGTCGCCCCATCCCCGCCTCGGAAAAACCTCGGCCCCATCAAGTACCGGCTGAAGTTTCGCTTCGGGTAGTGTGCCGTGGCGGGGATGCTGGTGTGGGAGAGAGTGGGCGCCTCCGCGGCTTTTTGGGGGTGACCTCGTGGGAGACCTGTGTCCCCGCCTTCCCGCCTCCCCTGACGGATGTGGCGACGCTCCACATAGCTGTGGAGGTAGCTGTGTTGGGCTCGGGGTCTTCTCTTCGCCCTGCAAACCGGACAGCATCCTTGGAGGTCTGTGCTGGGACGACGCAACTTGAGCTTTCCAAAGAGTATTCCTGTGGTGAACGGAAAACACTTGATGGACCTCGGGTTAATTTTCTGTGgttgaaagaagcagaaaggtACCTCTACGGCGAAGATGTTTTCTTAACTTATTTTCACTAGTGACTCTTTTGACAATCATTTTCATGCAAGAGATATGTTCAAAGCCAACCTattaagtgcttttttttccttttcgggttttttttttgcatctccTTTTTGctgcacttttttcctctgatcATACCTCAGACACCGTGTATCCAGGTctgccccttccccttctcttaaAAACCAGCTCCTCCCTtccacaacaaaacaacaagaTCAAGTCCAACAAATTCATTCATCTTGCCTGTGGTGCAAGGGGGTCTTAAAACTCTTTGTTGGCAATAatacatagatatatatatatatttttttaagggttGCAGGCTTGGGGAGGGCAACTGTTTGCAGCCCCGCTCCCGGTGGTCTCTCCTGTTCTTCCCTGGACAGCTGGAGGAGTGAGTCTCCTCCCGTCCATCAAAGTATGGCTTCGAtgtctgtctttaaaatacCTCTGCCCCGGCCCCGTGGCATTCCTGCTCGCacggggagggaggcaggccGAGACCCCTCCAAGCCTCTGCTCCCTGGGGACGGGGATGCACTTGGCCTCTGACTGCCCTGGTTTCTTCCGACAGTTTCCGCTGCTGATTTATTTTATCATTCACAATATGCTTATAGAGCAGGgggaaagtgttttattttatagcGAGTGTGGCGATGTGGCAATAAATGCTGTTACAGCTAGTTGTACCTTTGGAAGTGTTTTTTCCCACCCAGGTTGCCCTATGGCTGCGACTGTcgatttctttctcttttgtggTGTTATCTATGGAGTAACTGTGCGTAGGAGTTTTTAATTGGTGTTTAGCTGTGTTGCGTATGTACAGAAAATGTTAGCATTGAACTTCACCAGTTAAGCCTTAATAGGAGCCCAGGCGGGCTCGCGTTAGCAAAACCTCTCCTGACCTGAGCCCCGCTGGTGTCGAGCAGCAATAAGGAGGGCAGGCGGTACTGCTGAGCCTCTTCTCCACATCTGATCATGGTACAAATGGCTATTTCCATTGAAATCGTGGTTCTTTGCCCATCAGCCTTCTGGGCAGCTCCAGGCTGGATGCATCCGCTCCACGTGGCAGCAAATGCTTTTGCACAAGGGTGCGAGCTCCATGTGCGGGGATGGATAGGGATGCCGGAATAAAATATAATCGTGCTTCATTTTATAAACTGGATGTGTAATCTCTTGCTTGTCTGCTATccgtgtggtttttttttttcttttcttcccctgaaggagaaaaatcagtgtTGCTAAATTAGTCGCTACGCATGGTTTTGTCAGAGGGTTTGGCCGGTGTGGTATTGGTGGCAGGGCGGAGCGGAGCAAAATAGGTGCGTGTGCTTCCTTTGTATGCCATGCTCTGCATACTGCATGCCAAGACAAACCTTCAGATGGCTTCTCTTTGGCGGCTGTTTGGGCCGGGGTCACAGCAGGGGACTGCAAGCCAAACCCCGGCCATTTCCAGCGAGACAGCCTGACCACAAATTTACAAAATCCAAGTGACGCTGCTTATGTGCCATTCAGCAGCCAGGCACAATTAGGTGCGATTAATGCTCAGTGAAGCATGGGGCCACCTAAATGAACTAATTGAGTGAAAACATTTGCAGGAGCTGTGTAGGAGGGTGCCACCTCTGCCGTAGCCCCGGGGTGGGTGCCTGGAGCTCCCCGAGCAGGTAAGAGAGGAGCAAATGGGTCGGTCCCTTGCTGCCACTGCTTTCCCTCAGAGgggaaaaggtatttttttagtctttaaGGAAAATTCTTGTTGATAACTAGCCTGTATGACAAAAAATTGCGTTGATCTGTGTGTTTCTGGGCAAAAACTGATCCCGAACTGAGCTGTGATGGCAGGATCCAGCGTTTGCCATAGCAACTACCGGGAAGCACTGCTTGCTCTGTTGCGGTtgctgggagggactggagaGTGCGGGGCCGTGGTTCAAGCACGTCACCCTTGGGACTCACCTGAGGAAGGAGGGGTGCTGCTGGTGGTccggtccctgtcccccccctccccccccgagctagccctcctgcagcccctgtgCCTGCAGGGGATGAGCACCGCCATTGCCTTGTGCTTGTGGGTCTGGTTGAACTCTGTTTCTCCGGACACCCCTCGCTGTTCCCACCGAGGAGAAAAGGAGCATTTATCGCACTTCAGAGCTGTCGGGTGAAATTTGGCTGAGGAAGCAGCTCGGGCATCTCCCCCCCACTCTGGGGGCTGGTGAAACCTGCGCTCTCCTACCCGGGCTGGGTGAGGACTGGGGCAGGCTGAGGGAGTGCAGGTGCTTTCCTCCCTCGTGCCCCGTTTCCCAAGGGACGTGGGGGCTGCCGCTCTGCATGTCGAGGGCTGCTGCTGAAACGCAAACGTTTTACTTGGGGTTtctggcagccaggagcagccctgcagtATGCAGCTAAAGGGTGCTATCAGGCACGGCAAGCTGTGGGGGGAGGCTGGTGCTTTAATATTACAGTACTTATTAAAATGTAATCACGCTATTGCAGTGAAGAGGACTGTGCCACGTCAGACAGCATCCCGCCAGCAACCTCAGCAGAGAGCCTAATGAAAGTTAATCTAAGTGGCCTGGACTCACAAACCCTTCCTGTTCCTTTCTGGCTACTCTTCTGCATGAAAATTAAGTAGGTTTACTTATGGGGAGGTGActgaaggcatttaaaaaaatggggaaaCACCTCTGGTAAATTCTGTGGACAACTTGAGAGACTTTTatggatgtcctggtttcagctgggatgtagttaactgtcttcctagtagctggtacagtgctatgttttgagttcagtatg
The Haliaeetus albicilla chromosome 1, bHalAlb1.1, whole genome shotgun sequence DNA segment above includes these coding regions:
- the FGF5 gene encoding fibroblast growth factor 5; translated protein: MRRGAVPPAGSMRPSFLLLLLLLALPARARREQVPGGAQPGPAGRSAPVPSSSSSSSSSSSSSSSAAAAAGPSRFPRSRPGRRRGRLYCRVGIGFHLQLHPDGRVDGAHDASPLSILEIFAVSQGIVGIRGVFSNKFLAMSKKGKLHASARFTADCQFRERFQENSYNTYASAVHRSPRSGRQWYVALNKRGKAKRGCSPRARPQHISTHFLPRFRQPQPPELAFTVTLPEKKPPPPPPKPKVAPSPPRKNLGPIKYRLKFRFG